In Hippoglossus stenolepis isolate QCI-W04-F060 chromosome 20, HSTE1.2, whole genome shotgun sequence, the following are encoded in one genomic region:
- the LOC118099621 gene encoding bromo adjacent homology domain-containing 1 protein, which yields MTHARQKGSLRQSRSSAEWWDNCPLGPHGGTMGGTGPERSLRFGRTKKISDVTKQGKEMGKKMTHKRGRREKSDQNRKLDRRRDKKLDRKLYPLRGRAGGSGEEGLSCRVLLTRLEESIREKESSEERKGNHARRHLALKSKPQKGKRNERRESKSSPKNKSKSVSSSHGEGINVLQPRKRRLASLNAEAVNSLLLERPSDLQPAAKQARRQIEPTNGGGSSDADPTRSVPGGLKASRGNISKVSSSHRRELCQSSTPVKRAKVSRADERREMSQESLDAPAPRRLAGLNAAALLKLTSSSATSKQRLKAAPTATITSDCKAPAAVSTPIQDSRVKQKHKGRSQKQKGKKAPSPHSSCTACKKKADFEPKVEWETSNCTHRLTKPGYQSRSMLAYPLKQVKEEQLETELSPYYCCPPEGSVEYCHRLAFFLGQQPYRESDEQPLNTAMTPVKRECLVTSPSLTHSHPHTALTLSPHPCLCTADHCFSSYYVHIAHPTHTGTTSQSLAPRPLNFSPSSLCPNRMTGSKLLGSRMSHGSGLAHPAYCNSVASPCYGDACGINGYTYRAMPPVTSRGCSFSTGCTGCTHSIKTEGYASPQGDHSSSLLVSPSLPISSCPLSSVPTSTQTKPHLLTPLSGRDQPQARLKLARECSPSTKPSNGSLSIGRTRPPQKQSSPVPSWTSTKQKKISRRRATNGWRPVGMPTERDVFIAGEDETALRQCYEGVERDGEVIHIRDTVLLRSGPRKKTLPYVAKISALWEDPKTGELMMSLFWYYRPEHTQGGRDPSAHCENEIFASRHQDENSVACIEDRCYVLPLAQYCRYCALVKRRAEGAPSGSASMVPCRPDFAPPSHRCVPTDVDPELVYLCRHVYDFRYGRILKNLQ from the exons ATGACTCACGCAAGGCAGAAGGGTTCCCTCAGGCAGAGCCGCAGTAGTGCTGAGTGGTGGGACAACTGTCCTCTTGGGCCACATGGTGGCACTATGGGCGGCACCGGGCCTGAGCGCTCACTCCGATTTGGCAGGACAAAGAAGATAAGTGACGTCACCAAACAAGGGAAAGAAATGGGCAAGAAGATGACTcacaagagagggagaagagaaaaatctgATCAGAACAGGAAACTCGACCGACGGCGTGACAAAAAATTGGACAGGAAGTTGTATCCCTTGAGAGGGCGGGCTGGGGGTTCAGGTGAGGAGGGGCTCAGCTGCCGCGTCCTCCTCACCCGATTGGAGGAAAGCATACGTGAAAAAGAGAGTTctgaagaaaggaaaggaaaccaTGCACGCCGACATTTAGCCCTCAAAAGTAAACCCCAAAAAGGGAAACGCAATGAAAGAAGAGAGTCAAAGAGTTcaccaaaaaacaaatcaaagtcaGTTAGCTCAAGTCATGGGGAGGGTATTAATGTCTTACAACCACGCAAGCGCCGGCTGGCCTCTCTCAATGCTGAGGCAGTGAACAGTCTACTGCTTGAAAGGCCTTCTGACCTTCAGCCAGCAGCCAAACAGGCCAGGAGACAGATAGAACCCACAAATGGAGGGGGTTCCTCAGATGCAGATCCAACCAGAAGTGTCCCAGGAGGTCTGAAGGCCTCACGAGGTAATATCAGTAAAGTCTCCTCATCTCACAGACGTGAACTGTGCCAAAGCTCTACGCCAGTCAAGAGGGCCAAAGTCAGTCGTGCTGATGAGCGCAGGGAGATGAGTCAGGAGAGTCTCGATGCTCCCGCCCCCAGACGATTGGCTGGACTCAATGCCGCAGCCCTGCTGAAGTTAACCAGCTCCTCTGCTACCAGTAAACAGAGATTAAAGGCTGCACCCACAGCTACTATCACGTCAGACTGCAAGGCTCCAGCTGCAGTCTCAACCCCAATACAGGACTCtagagtcaaacagaaacacaaagggCGATCACAAAAGCAGAAGGGGAAGAAGGCCCCCTCCCCACACAGCAGTTGCACAGCCTGCAAGAAGAAGGCGGACTTTGAGCCCAAAGTTGAGTGGGAAACAAgcaactgcacacacagactgaccAAACCCGGCTACCAGTCACGCAGCATGCTAGCATACCCGCTAAAGCaagtgaaggaggagcagctggaaaCTGAACTGAGCCCATACTACTGCTGTCCACCAGAGGGCTCAGTAGAATACTGCCACCGTTTGGCCTTCTTTCTGGGTCAGCAGCCCTATCGAGAATCAGACGAACAGCCTCTTAACACAGCCATGACCCCTGTGAAGCGCGAGTGCCTCGTAACCTCACCGTCCCTGACCCATTCCCATCCACACACAGCCCTGACCCTCAGCCCCCACCCCTGCCTCTGCACCGCTGACCACTGCTTCTCCAGCTACTACGTCCACATTGCCCACCCGACACACACTGGAACAACATCACAATCCCTGGCCCCGCGACCTCTGAACTTTTCCCCATCCAGTCTGTGCCCTAACCGGATGACTGGCTCCAAGCTACTGGGTTCACGGATGTCCCACGGCTCAGGGCTGGCCCACCCTGCCTACTGCAACTCTGTGGCTTCACCCTGTTATGGTGATGCCTGTGGGATCAATGGTTACACCTACAGAGCCATGCCTCCCGTCACCAGCAGGGGTTGCTCTTTCAGCACAGGATGCACTGGATGTACACACAGCATCAAAACAG AGGGTTATGCCTCCCCTCAGGGTGACCACAGCTCCTCCCTTCTGGTATCCCCATCCCTGCCCATCTCCAGCTGCCCTCTCTCCAGCGTGCCCACTTCCACCCAGACTAAACCCCACCTGCTGACCCCCCTGTCTGGGCGGGACCAGCCCCAGGCCAGGTTAAAGCTGGCCAGGGAATGCTCTCCGAGCACCAAGCCCTCAAACGGCTCTCTGTCCATAGGTCGAACACGGCCGCCTCAGAAACAGTCATCACCTGTGCCAAGCTGGACCAGcaccaaacaaaagaaaatcagcCGCAGACGTGCCACCAACGGCTGGCGGCCTGTTGGAATGCCCACTGAGAGGGATGTCTTCATTGCG GGGGAGGATGAGACGGCCCTGCGGCAGTGTTATGAAGGAGTCGAGAGGGACGGTGAAGTGATACATATCAGAGACACAGTGCTGCTACGATCGGGCCCCAGGAAGAAGACCCTCCCATATGTTGCCAAGATATCAGCGCTGTGGGAGGACCCCAAAACAG GAGAGCTGATGATGAGTCTTTTCTGGTACTACCGACCTGAGCACACCCAGGGAGGCCGAGATCCCAGCGCCCACTGTGAG AATGAGATTTTTGCCTCTCGGCATCAGGATGAAAATAGTGTGGCCTGCATAGAAGACAGATGCTATGTTCTCCCACTAGCCCAGTACTGTAg ATATTGTGCCTTGGTGAAGCGGCGTGCCGAAGGTGCCCCATCTGGCAGCGCCAGCATGGTGCCCTGCCGCCCGGACtttgcccccccctcccaccgCTGTGTGCCCACAGACGTTGACCCCGAGCTGGTGTATCTCTGCCGGCACGTCTACGACTTCCGCTACGGACGCATCCTGAAGAACCTGCAGTAG